The following are from one region of the Catenulispora sp. EB89 genome:
- a CDS encoding NADP-dependent oxidoreductase yields the protein MTEQPSSAPTMRAIVATKPGPADVLQETRVPKPRPGGTEILVRVHAAAINPADWKTRAAGGWAGRPDITEQGPILGWDVSGVVEAVGRGVTLFKPGDEVFGMPLFPRFPGGYSEYVAAPSRQFVLKPADLTHVQAAALPLAALTAYQALRDFADVQPGQKVLIHAAAGGVGHLAVQIAKAFGAHVVGTASAAKHDFLRELGADEVVDYREVDFAETVTGVDVVVDAIGGDYFDRSLRTMNPGGTFVALSYDVTPAMKARAAEREVTADFMLVEPDLGGLTAIRALVTDGRLRPVVDTVLPLADAAKAHELGETNRAAGKIVLTVVED from the coding sequence ATGACCGAACAGCCTTCCTCGGCGCCGACCATGCGAGCGATCGTCGCCACCAAGCCCGGCCCCGCCGACGTCCTCCAGGAGACCCGCGTCCCCAAGCCCCGGCCCGGCGGCACCGAGATCCTGGTCCGCGTGCACGCCGCCGCGATCAACCCGGCGGACTGGAAGACCCGCGCCGCCGGCGGCTGGGCCGGCCGCCCCGACATCACCGAGCAGGGCCCGATCCTCGGCTGGGACGTCTCCGGCGTCGTCGAGGCGGTCGGCCGCGGCGTCACCTTGTTCAAGCCCGGCGACGAGGTCTTCGGCATGCCCCTGTTCCCGCGCTTCCCCGGCGGTTACAGCGAGTACGTCGCCGCCCCGTCCCGCCAGTTCGTCCTCAAGCCCGCGGACCTGACCCACGTCCAGGCCGCCGCCCTCCCGCTCGCCGCGCTCACCGCCTACCAGGCCCTGCGGGACTTCGCCGACGTCCAGCCCGGCCAGAAGGTCCTGATCCACGCCGCGGCCGGCGGCGTCGGCCACCTCGCGGTCCAGATCGCCAAGGCCTTCGGCGCGCACGTCGTCGGCACGGCGAGCGCCGCCAAGCACGACTTCCTGCGCGAGCTCGGCGCCGACGAGGTGGTCGACTACCGCGAGGTGGACTTCGCCGAGACCGTGACCGGCGTCGACGTGGTCGTCGACGCCATCGGCGGCGACTACTTCGACCGCTCTCTGCGCACGATGAACCCCGGCGGTACCTTCGTCGCCCTGAGCTACGACGTCACCCCCGCGATGAAGGCGCGCGCCGCCGAGCGCGAGGTCACCGCCGACTTCATGCTGGTCGAGCCGGACCTCGGCGGCCTGACCGCGATCCGCGCCCTGGTGACCGACGGCCGGCTGCGTCCCGTCGTCGACACGGTCCTCCCGCTGGCCGACGCCGCCAAGGCGCACGAGCTCGGCGAGACGAACCGTGCCGCCGGCAAGATCGTCCTGACCGTCGTCGAGGACTGA
- a CDS encoding DUF6421 family protein — protein MRQHTGILRVLFDEAHSEAWTIDPADALAMNPVNPADAGYTHAADLLRGRGYSVTAHREGAFTPDSLSSADVLVIAHPADPARERTTGIGTPVFTPAELDILQSYVAAGGGLVLLADSEQDTGSNLAALLGRFGVGIDHFTVQDAARRHNGNARWVLAERAALPENRIEAEDVLAGVAEACFYRSGTLFTAQDADILPLLNSSPTADPADRPLAVGVRFGKGRVAVFADSDMFGDDSIADYDHRALWINAVTWASRRPKQANAADAVPHPVASSEAFGDLKAAIEELRPLQSKDGSIDFEAEGNDRARAESLAKRIGAAVEALAPEFPHDADYLGAVLKDLRRWAEDGFGVPDFLDSLGAFHPAAQREDGREHLVVFPMYTQNGNLDRNFEALIIRTVWPDWIAELERDKYPNPQFVPIEFVAADAFTAGYDTNSAVLFPETVAVRETPVFTWGAIMQDREAARFRMVTSAAAATLKMSLPPDAARLLEDQRLTQEVFVLWDLVHDRTHSHGDLPFDPFMIKQRMPYFLYSLEELRCDLTTFRAAVNLERDGGAGASHARLVQYTILFDRLFRFPITGGRVRNYDGLGGQLLFAYLHRHGLIHWTDNRLAVDWSRIADAVIALATEVETLYRDGIDRPKPAHWMAAYQLVASYVAPNPNSVWARGASALPLDGPPKGLVDAVLPDEFPLSMFYEALNKKLKPVIEATRGVTG, from the coding sequence ATGCGGCAGCACACGGGAATCCTGCGAGTCCTGTTCGACGAGGCCCACAGCGAGGCCTGGACGATCGATCCGGCCGACGCCCTGGCGATGAATCCCGTGAATCCGGCCGACGCCGGCTATACGCATGCCGCCGATCTCCTGCGCGGGCGGGGCTACTCGGTCACCGCGCACCGCGAGGGCGCCTTCACCCCTGACTCGCTCTCCAGCGCCGACGTCCTGGTCATCGCGCACCCGGCCGACCCGGCGCGCGAGCGCACCACCGGGATCGGGACCCCGGTGTTCACCCCGGCTGAGCTGGACATCCTCCAGTCCTACGTCGCTGCCGGCGGCGGTCTGGTGCTGCTCGCCGACAGCGAGCAGGACACCGGCTCCAACCTGGCCGCGCTGCTCGGCCGCTTCGGCGTCGGCATCGACCACTTCACGGTGCAGGACGCCGCGCGGCGGCACAACGGCAACGCCCGCTGGGTGCTGGCCGAGCGCGCCGCGCTGCCGGAGAACCGGATCGAGGCCGAGGACGTGCTGGCCGGCGTCGCCGAGGCCTGCTTCTACCGCTCCGGCACCCTGTTCACCGCCCAGGACGCCGACATCCTGCCGCTGCTGAACTCCTCGCCGACCGCCGACCCCGCCGACCGGCCGCTGGCCGTGGGCGTGCGCTTCGGCAAGGGCCGGGTCGCGGTGTTCGCCGACTCCGACATGTTCGGCGACGACTCGATCGCCGACTACGACCACCGCGCGCTCTGGATCAACGCGGTCACCTGGGCCTCGCGCCGCCCGAAGCAGGCGAACGCGGCTGACGCCGTGCCGCACCCGGTCGCTTCCTCGGAGGCGTTCGGCGACCTGAAGGCGGCGATCGAGGAGCTGCGGCCGCTGCAGTCCAAGGACGGCTCGATCGACTTCGAGGCCGAAGGCAACGACCGCGCACGGGCCGAGTCCCTGGCCAAGCGCATCGGCGCGGCCGTGGAGGCGCTGGCGCCGGAGTTCCCCCACGACGCGGACTACCTCGGCGCCGTCCTGAAGGACCTGCGCCGCTGGGCCGAGGACGGCTTCGGCGTGCCGGACTTCCTGGACTCCCTCGGCGCCTTCCACCCGGCCGCGCAGCGCGAGGACGGCCGCGAGCACCTCGTGGTGTTCCCGATGTACACGCAGAACGGCAACCTGGACCGCAACTTCGAGGCGCTGATCATCCGCACCGTCTGGCCGGACTGGATCGCCGAGCTGGAGCGCGACAAGTACCCGAACCCGCAGTTCGTGCCGATCGAGTTCGTCGCCGCCGACGCCTTCACCGCCGGCTACGACACCAACAGCGCAGTACTGTTCCCCGAGACCGTGGCCGTGCGCGAGACCCCGGTGTTCACCTGGGGCGCCATCATGCAGGACCGCGAGGCCGCGCGGTTCCGGATGGTCACCTCGGCCGCCGCCGCGACGCTGAAGATGTCGCTGCCGCCGGACGCCGCGCGGCTGCTGGAGGACCAGCGGCTGACGCAGGAGGTGTTCGTGCTCTGGGACCTGGTCCACGACCGCACGCACAGCCACGGCGACCTGCCGTTCGACCCGTTCATGATCAAGCAGCGGATGCCGTACTTCCTGTACTCGCTGGAGGAGCTGCGCTGCGACCTGACGACGTTCCGCGCCGCGGTGAACCTGGAGCGCGACGGCGGCGCCGGCGCCTCGCACGCGCGCCTGGTCCAGTACACGATCCTGTTCGACCGCCTGTTCCGCTTCCCGATCACCGGCGGCCGGGTGCGCAACTACGACGGCCTCGGCGGCCAGCTGCTGTTCGCCTACCTGCACCGGCACGGCCTGATCCACTGGACCGACAACCGGCTGGCCGTGGACTGGTCGCGGATCGCCGACGCGGTGATCGCGCTGGCCACCGAGGTGGAGACGCTGTACCGGGACGGCATCGACCGGCCCAAGCCGGCGCACTGGATGGCCGCCTACCAGCTGGTCGCGAGCTACGTGGCGCCGAACCCGAACTCGGTCTGGGCCCGGGGCGCCTCCGCGCTGCCGCTGGACGGTCCGCCGAAGGGCCTGGTCGACGCCGTGCTGCCGGACGAGTTCCCCCTGTCGATGTTCTACGAGGCCCTGAACAAGAAGCTGAAGCCGGTCATCGAGGCGACTCGGGGCGTCACCGGCTGA